The Bacteroides sp. genome segment ATTTCCTTCCATCAACCTGCTCCTCAATCATCTCCTGCAGGGTGCTGTCGAGCTGGTTGAAGAAATCATACCCCAGGGTTGCTTCCAGGGAATCGATGGAGATGGCATATTCGGTCACTTCACCGCTGAGGCGGTCGTTCTTCATTAGAAAGGCGATTGCCTTGTATTCGGGAGGTGAGATGTCGAGCACGACCTTGTAATAATATTCCGGCACAGCAAGCCCGGGCTTACGCGGATCGAACCTGGGCCGAAAAGGACCGGTGATGACGATCACACTGTCGTTCTCCATAGCATATTGCCTTACCCGGTTCTCGAGCTTCTTCCACATGCCCCGGTTGAACCCTGGTATCTGCGGTGCGATGTTCGACATGTAAAAGCTCTGGTCAACCTTCTCCTGCGAGCTCATGAGATCCTCACAGGGAGCGAGATGCCCGCGGTCATAGCCGCTCCTGGAGTATTGCTTCGGTTCGTTCACAAGATCCCGCAGCCCCGGATCGGCCCTGAAGTTATTTTTGCGCTTCGCCCGCTTGTTCTGCAGGTCGACCTTCCTCAGCTTATACAACACAAGCGATGCCAGCTTGTTCTTCTTGTTGAGGCTGACCATGAAGCCGCTGTAATTTAACAGCGTATCGTTCTTGCTCTGAAATGCCGGCAAATAAGCCGAAAGCTTGTTCGGCAAAACAAAAACCTTCCTCACCGGCCACTTAGTAAATAGCACATACCCAATAGCCAGTATCAAAATTATGGCCAGGGCAATAAATAGGATGCTGGTTTTTCTGCTAAGGGCCATGGATGTAAAGATAAAGGATAAAAGACGAAAGATAAACGGATATCTGATATATTGATACCCGTGACGCGTGATGCGTGACCCGTGATCTGAAATACAGTTCACCCCTGATCACAGGTCACAGATCACAGATCACGAAAATATTGGTGAGTTTTGCATCCCCGCCTCCGGCGGGATGTCGCTCCGCTTCGCTCCAGTTGAGCCTGGTATCATAGCAACCATAGAAAACACCTTAGGGGACAGACGGCTGACATGAGAAGGGTTGAAGCCAGGGATAGAGAGATCAGATTAAGACCAATGTAACATATGTAAATAACTTTTGTATATTTAATGCGGTGATTTTGAAATAAGTAAATGGAATTATAATTTTAGGAGGACGTTAGTAATGAGTTTCGTAAAATGGATTCAAAACGGGATTGCACATCCACGCGTAGCTATCTACCTTAAGATCGTAGCAGTCCTGATGCTCCTGAGTGCTTTGTCCCACCTGGGGAGCATAATGGGTTTCGTTGGCGGTTCCTGGGTGGCTAAGCCATGGCTATTCCGGGCTGCCGACCTGCTGTTGCTACCCATCTGCCTGGTTTTGGCCTGGGGGCTTTGGAAGTCCAGGTTTTGGGCAGTTATCTTGTGGCTTATAACAGTGGTTCTCTTTCAGGCCGTTCCATTATTGTTCTTCGGTGAGCACTTTGCTTCCGATGCAAACGAGCAGACCATGCACTATGGCCAGGTGGTATTCCACTTCATTCTGCTGGGAATACTCCTCATACTTCTACCGCGTAAAAAAAGAAGCTGATCCATATTGAACTGGTGCCGCCAGGAAAAGAGAACCATGAAAATTAAAGGGTCGGTCAAGGTTGTCCGCAAAAATGACCTTTATTATGAGTTAGATAGCAATAATAGGGTCAGGATACGTAAACCCTGGCTCGGGGATATCTTTTCGGCCTTCTATGACCGGATCATGGAAAGGAACATTTTCCCCAAAAAGTTTAATGGTTCCATTCACAAGCATTTTGAGCTACTAAAGAATGAATTTAATACTATCCATGGCAGGCAGATCATAGAATTCGCCACGGGAAGCGGCAACGCCGTTGAATTTTTGAATAATGATAATGTTTATACGGGCATTGATGTGAGCGCGGGACTGCTTCGCATCGCCAGGAAAAAACTCATCCTGTCTGGTTTCAAAGAGCCTGAATTTTACGTCAGTGACGCATCTGATACGCCTTTTGCTGAAGATTGCTTCGATATGGCCATATGCAATTTGTCGCTAAACTTTTTCCGGGATATCGATGCGTTCATTTCAGAACTGCAAAGAGTCCTTAAACCAGGCGGCACCTTTTATTGCAGCACACCCATCCCGGAAAAGAAAAAGCCCGGGGTGAAAATTCGCGGGACCCTTTTCTCAGCCGAAGAACTGGAAAACAAATTTCAACGCCAGGGATTTGATTTTCAAAAGCTGCCCTATGAAAATGGATCCCTGCTTTATTTTATAGCTACATTGAGAGAGGCGTAATGGTAAACAACCTAGTTCAATTTTCACGTGACGCGTGATGCGTGACGCGTTATGCGTGACGCGTGACTAGAAACATCCGTTCACCGTTCACCGTTCACCGTTTACCGTTCACCGTTCACTGATGTTCCGCTCCACGGCCACTTTTGTTTCTTGTACTTTTGGCCCCGCAGAACGGGATTTCCGCTTCGATTTTCCCCGCAACCCAAACTCGCACAGCCTTCGGCTGGACTCAAACATGGGTTGCTTAGCGCAGCCCCCCGCCAAAATCTCAGCTTGCTTTGTATTCATACTTTTCAAAGGCCGTATATTTTTCTTTTACCATTCACGATTTTCGCTCTCTTCTTGCCAAATATATTTAAATGCTATAAATTTATCATCCTTCAGGGAATATTCGTTCAAAAACAGGCTCACCGGCATGCCTTTTTTCTGTTTCACGATGCATAACAAAGACCTGTTTTGTTGAGACGCTGGCTGTTAATAAAAAACAAATCAACAGTGAATAAAAAAACAGTTATCAAAAGGATTATCCTCGTTGCCATTGCATTGTATTCAACATGGTGCTTCTCACAGGAATTTCAAAACCTCACAAAGCTTGAAAAAACCGTGATCTCGGCAACGGGTACAGTGGTTAAGGTGTTCAGGGAAAAACATGACCAGATCTGGCCTGGCTATGATCTTTCAAAACAGCCGTTCATGGTGTATATCCCTGGGAAATGGGCCCTGCTGGTCAACAGTAAAAACCCTGTAGAAGGCTTTG includes the following:
- a CDS encoding DNA/RNA non-specific endonuclease, encoding MALSRKTSILFIALAIILILAIGYVLFTKWPVRKVFVLPNKLSAYLPAFQSKNDTLLNYSGFMVSLNKKNKLASLVLYKLRKVDLQNKRAKRKNNFRADPGLRDLVNEPKQYSRSGYDRGHLAPCEDLMSSQEKVDQSFYMSNIAPQIPGFNRGMWKKLENRVRQYAMENDSVIVITGPFRPRFDPRKPGLAVPEYYYKVVLDISPPEYKAIAFLMKNDRLSGEVTEYAISIDSLEATLGYDFFNQLDSTLQEMIEEQVDGRKW
- a CDS encoding class I SAM-dependent methyltransferase, with amino-acid sequence MKIKGSVKVVRKNDLYYELDSNNRVRIRKPWLGDIFSAFYDRIMERNIFPKKFNGSIHKHFELLKNEFNTIHGRQIIEFATGSGNAVEFLNNDNVYTGIDVSAGLLRIARKKLILSGFKEPEFYVSDASDTPFAEDCFDMAICNLSLNFFRDIDAFISELQRVLKPGGTFYCSTPIPEKKKPGVKIRGTLFSAEELENKFQRQGFDFQKLPYENGSLLYFIATLREA